One Prosthecodimorpha staleyi DNA window includes the following coding sequences:
- a CDS encoding transglutaminase-like cysteine peptidase — translation MDVADAAKRRAGALLRALRLPVGRTGAASHVARTVPGAAFGRGAIAMRAGPIGPVPAGWVLRCALLVGLGVGLTVSQANALDGGQGAGLRPVDAPAGWADLCKRSPALCSHHNRALDRVRLSAETMQQLVDVNQDVNHTIRYVTDQAFLGREEYWSLPIDGTGDCEDFALEKRRRLMALGWPRAALLMTVVLAYNGEWHAVLTVDTDQGPMILDNMTDQVLPPEKTGHRFHSSQSREHPNRWVAWSTREFVARAPAPPTPAGTAGQD, via the coding sequence GTGGACGTTGCGGATGCAGCAAAGCGCCGCGCGGGTGCCTTGTTGCGCGCCCTGCGCCTGCCGGTCGGACGGACGGGGGCGGCCTCCCATGTCGCCCGCACCGTGCCGGGCGCGGCCTTCGGGCGCGGCGCGATCGCCATGCGAGCCGGACCGATCGGGCCGGTCCCGGCCGGATGGGTCCTCCGCTGCGCGCTTCTTGTCGGCTTGGGCGTCGGCCTGACCGTTTCTCAGGCGAATGCGCTGGACGGCGGGCAGGGGGCCGGACTGCGTCCGGTCGATGCGCCGGCCGGCTGGGCGGATCTGTGCAAGCGCAGCCCCGCCCTGTGCAGCCATCACAATCGCGCCCTCGATCGGGTCCGGCTCAGCGCCGAGACGATGCAGCAGCTGGTCGACGTCAATCAGGACGTCAATCATACGATCCGCTACGTCACCGACCAGGCCTTCCTCGGCCGCGAGGAATATTGGAGCCTGCCGATCGACGGCACCGGCGACTGCGAGGATTTCGCCTTGGAGAAGCGCCGCCGCCTGATGGCGCTCGGCTGGCCGCGCGCCGCGCTCCTGATGACGGTCGTGCTCGCCTATAATGGCGAATGGCATGCGGTGCTGACCGTCGACACCGACCAGGGCCCCATGATCCTCGACAACATGACCGACCAGGTCCTGCCGCCCGAAAAGACCGGCCACCGCTTCCATTCCAGCCAGAGCCGCGAGCACCCGAACCGCTGGGTCGCCTGGTCGACCCGCGAGTTCGTCGCCCGAGCCCCCGCACCGCCGACCCCTGCGGGCACTGCCGGCCAGGATTGA
- a CDS encoding TRAP transporter substrate-binding protein, with product MSRRQFLKTAAVGAVASTGLAMPAIAQSTPPIKWRLTSSFPKSLDTIFGAAELFAKNIAEATDNNFQIQVFAAGELVPGLQAADAVTNRTVEMAHSAAYYYVGKDPTFALGTAAPFLLNSRMQNAWRYYGGGIDLMNEFYAKYNFIGLPGGNTGSQMGGWFRKEIKTVDDLKGLKMRIAGFAGQVLAKLGGVPQQLAGGDIYPALEKGTIDAAEWVGPYDDEKLGFVKVAPYYYYPGWWEGGAMLEFFINKDAYAELPKPYQAAVQSAAAMANVHMQAKYDAVNPAAIKRLAAGGAQLKPFPSEVMEACFKASNEIYAEVNAKNPAFKKIYDSITAFRGDQYLWFQISEYTYDTFMMVQQRKRAI from the coding sequence ATGTCCCGTCGTCAGTTCTTGAAGACGGCCGCCGTCGGCGCCGTCGCCTCGACCGGCCTGGCCATGCCGGCCATCGCCCAGTCCACCCCGCCGATCAAGTGGCGTCTGACCTCGAGCTTCCCGAAGTCGCTCGACACCATCTTCGGCGCCGCCGAACTGTTCGCCAAGAACATCGCGGAAGCCACCGACAACAATTTCCAGATCCAGGTCTTCGCCGCCGGCGAGCTGGTGCCCGGCCTGCAGGCCGCCGATGCGGTCACCAACCGCACCGTCGAGATGGCGCATAGCGCCGCCTACTACTATGTCGGCAAGGATCCGACCTTCGCGCTCGGCACCGCGGCGCCGTTCCTGCTGAACTCGCGCATGCAGAACGCCTGGCGCTATTACGGCGGCGGCATCGATCTCATGAACGAGTTCTATGCCAAATACAACTTCATCGGCCTTCCGGGCGGCAATACCGGTTCGCAGATGGGCGGCTGGTTCCGCAAGGAGATCAAGACCGTCGACGACCTGAAGGGTCTCAAGATGCGCATCGCCGGCTTCGCCGGGCAGGTGCTCGCCAAGCTCGGCGGCGTGCCGCAGCAGCTGGCCGGCGGCGACATCTATCCGGCGCTGGAGAAGGGCACGATCGACGCGGCCGAATGGGTCGGCCCCTATGACGACGAGAAGCTCGGCTTCGTCAAGGTGGCGCCCTACTACTACTATCCGGGCTGGTGGGAAGGCGGCGCCATGCTCGAATTCTTCATCAACAAGGACGCCTATGCCGAACTTCCGAAGCCCTACCAGGCGGCGGTGCAATCGGCGGCCGCGATGGCCAACGTCCACATGCAGGCCAAGTATGACGCGGTCAATCCGGCCGCGATCAAGCGCCTGGCCGCCGGCGGCGCACAGCTGAAGCCGTTCCCGAGTGAGGTGATGGAAGCCTGCTTCAAGGCCTCCAACGAGATCTATGCCGAGGTGAATGCCAAGAACCCGGCCTTCAAGAAGATCTACGACTCGATCACCGCCTTCCGCGGCGATCAGTATCTGTGGTTCCAGATCTCCGAGTATACCTACGACACCTTCATGATGGTGCAGCAGCGCAAGCGCGCCATCTGA
- a CDS encoding phytoene/squalene synthase family protein, producing the protein MISPSLTDAYALAAERVRALDKDRWLAGLFVPAQARPQVYALYAFSAEIARVRDVVSDPLPGEVRLQWWRDLIEGSAHGEANANPLAAALLDTVERFALPRAALVRLIDARIFDLYDDPMPSVNDLEGYAGDTSSALLQLSAIVLAGGADPGTAEVAGHAGVAYALTGLLRAFPFHAARGQVFLPEDLLGRHGIARADILSGRSTPGLTAALAETAVLARDHLQRTRALIGGVGPAIRPAFLPVALVEPFLRALERPGRDPFRTVVDLPQWRKQWVLWRAARQAG; encoded by the coding sequence ATGATCTCGCCGTCCCTCACCGATGCCTACGCCCTGGCTGCGGAGCGCGTGCGTGCGCTCGACAAGGACCGCTGGCTCGCCGGCCTGTTCGTGCCCGCGCAGGCACGGCCGCAAGTCTATGCGCTCTATGCCTTCTCGGCCGAGATCGCGCGGGTGCGCGACGTGGTCTCCGACCCGCTGCCCGGCGAGGTGCGGCTGCAATGGTGGCGCGACCTGATCGAAGGCTCGGCCCATGGCGAGGCGAACGCCAACCCGCTCGCCGCCGCCCTCCTCGACACGGTCGAGCGCTTCGCCCTGCCGCGGGCGGCGCTGGTCCGGCTGATCGACGCGCGCATCTTCGATCTCTATGACGATCCGATGCCGAGCGTGAACGATCTGGAGGGCTATGCCGGGGACACGTCGTCCGCTCTGCTGCAGCTCTCCGCGATCGTGCTGGCCGGCGGTGCGGATCCCGGTACGGCCGAGGTCGCCGGCCATGCCGGGGTCGCCTATGCACTGACCGGTCTGCTGCGCGCCTTCCCTTTCCACGCCGCGCGCGGCCAGGTCTTCCTGCCGGAGGACCTTCTGGGTCGGCACGGCATCGCGCGCGCCGACATCCTGTCCGGGCGCTCGACGCCCGGCCTGACCGCCGCGCTGGCCGAAACGGCGGTCCTGGCACGCGATCATCTGCAGCGAACCCGCGCTCTGATCGGCGGCGTCGGTCCGGCGATCCGGCCGGCCTTCCTGCCGGTCGCCCTGGTCGAGCCCTTCCTGAGGGCGCTGGAGAGGCCGGGCCGGGACCCGTTCCGGACGGTCGTCGACCTGCCGCAATGGCGCAAGCAATGGGTGCTCTGGCGCGCGGCCCGGCAGGCCGGATAG
- a CDS encoding Mth938-like domain-containing protein, protein MASAPVQGFFPGRAAVEAYGSGGFRFAGMSHRGSILCLPSGIHAWAAAGPADLTPAAFRLIFDETQPIDILLVGTGTGLVPLPPALKARFRERGISSDSMATGAAVSTYNVLLAENRRVAGAFLAVEL, encoded by the coding sequence ATGGCGAGCGCACCGGTTCAAGGCTTCTTTCCCGGACGGGCCGCCGTCGAGGCCTATGGCAGCGGCGGCTTCCGCTTTGCCGGCATGAGCCATCGCGGCTCGATCCTGTGCCTGCCGTCGGGGATCCATGCCTGGGCGGCGGCCGGGCCGGCCGACCTGACGCCGGCCGCGTTCCGGCTGATCTTCGACGAGACGCAGCCGATCGACATCCTGCTGGTCGGCACCGGGACCGGTCTCGTGCCGCTGCCGCCGGCCCTCAAGGCCCGCTTCCGGGAGCGCGGCATCAGCTCCGATTCCATGGCGACCGGGGCTGCGGTCAGTACCTACAACGTGCTGCTGGCTGAGAATCGGCGGGTCGCCGGGGCCTTTCTGGCGGTTGAACTATGA
- the secF gene encoding protein translocase subunit SecF, with protein MLRLIPDDTKIPFMRWRTVTFPISVCLLVLTVMAWGALGINYGIDFTGGNLIEVRHKGGPADLSELRKMIGGLELGEAQVQGFGQGDDVMIRLPEQPGGDAAQQVALNKVKDKLGDAYEIRRTEVVGPSVSADLRRDGAIAVAVSLGLVLIYLWFRFEWQFAIGAVLTTAHDIVLTMGVIIIFQLQFDLQSLAAVLTIVGYSLNDTVVVYDRIRESLRKYKKMPLPDLIDLSINQTLSRTICTALTTFMAVLALFVFGGEALRGFNFTMLVGIVIGTYSSIVVSAPMLIFLKLRTGGSPEGVAKSDAAAAAKARP; from the coding sequence ATGCTGCGGCTCATACCGGACGATACCAAGATCCCCTTCATGAGGTGGCGGACCGTCACCTTTCCGATCTCGGTCTGCCTGCTCGTCCTGACCGTAATGGCCTGGGGCGCCTTGGGCATCAACTACGGCATCGACTTCACGGGCGGCAATCTGATCGAGGTGCGCCACAAGGGCGGGCCGGCCGATCTGTCCGAACTGCGCAAGATGATCGGCGGGCTGGAGCTCGGCGAGGCCCAGGTGCAAGGCTTCGGCCAGGGCGACGACGTGATGATCCGCCTGCCGGAACAGCCCGGCGGCGACGCGGCCCAGCAGGTGGCGCTGAACAAGGTCAAAGACAAGCTCGGCGACGCCTACGAGATCCGCCGCACCGAGGTGGTCGGCCCGAGCGTCTCGGCCGACCTGCGCCGCGACGGCGCCATCGCGGTCGCCGTCTCGCTCGGTCTCGTGCTGATCTATCTCTGGTTCCGCTTCGAATGGCAGTTCGCCATCGGTGCCGTGCTGACCACCGCCCATGACATCGTCCTCACCATGGGGGTGATCATCATCTTCCAGCTGCAGTTCGACCTGCAGTCCCTGGCCGCGGTTCTGACGATCGTCGGCTATTCGCTCAACGACACCGTCGTGGTGTACGACCGCATCCGCGAAAGTCTGCGGAAATACAAGAAGATGCCGCTGCCGGATCTGATCGACCTGTCGATCAACCAGACCCTGTCGCGGACCATCTGCACGGCGCTGACCACCTTCATGGCCGTCCTGGCCCTGTTCGTGTTCGGCGGCGAGGCCCTGCGTGGCTTCAACTTCACCATGCTGGTCGGCATTGTGATCGGCACCTATTCGTCGATCGTGGTCTCCGCGCCGATGCTGATCTTCCTCAAGCTGCGTACCGGCGGCAGCCCTGAGGGGGTGGCCAAGTCCGATGCGGCCGCCGCCGCCAAGGCCCGGCCCTGA